The sequence TCAAAATATGTGAGTGAGCTTGGTATATCTCCCGATGACCTTGTTTACAGGACAGAGTTCGCACATGCGAGAAGTCGTGGAGCAGAGCGAGTTCTTGATGCGTTGGAGGGTAATGTATTTGAAGAGGGCGGCAAGATCCCAATACTCGATCATGCAAAAGAGAGCCGTTTAGTGACAGAACTCCTCTCATATCCGTTTTCAAGGATGATAATTTCTGTGATCAATGATCCATATCTCACGAGGCGGTTTGCGGTGGCTGAAGCAAAGATCGCGCATCGCAGACTTCAGCGTGAACCACCATCATTCACGGTATATCTTGGCAGTGATCTTGGTCTTGATCTTGATCTTGAGAATGATGATCGGATCAGGATACACTTTCTGGATTACATACGTGTCTCCTCAATTCTGCGTGGTATCGAGTGGAAACTTGTCAATCAGCGAATCAGAAAGGGTTGGGTTATTCTCAACTTCAAAGATTATCTCAGAGTTTTGCAGGAATTTATACGACTTAAAAATGAGGATGGCCTTCCAGCAAAAGTTTCAAGAGGGCTTAAGGCAGGAATTGAAGCATATCTACCTCAGATCCGTGAGAAACTCGCAGTACGCACGGCGCAGTTTGAGCATGAGATTGCAGTCGTTGATCCTGAGAAGTTCCCGCCATGCATCAGGGCGATGATCCGTGATATTTCAGCAGGGGTCAATATCTCGCATTCTGCACGGTTTACACTGACTACTTTTCTCCTGAATATCGGGCTATCAGAGGAGGATGTTATCAAGATCTACCGTAGTTCTCCAGATTTTGATGAATCAAAGACGCGTTATCAGGTGAAGCACATCGCATCAAAGGAATATACGCCTCCTTCCTGCTCGACGATCAAAACATATGGTAACTGCACGGCCACATGTCCCCAACCGAGCCATCCGCTGACAATATACAAAAAAGCGCTTGAACGTGGAGCATGATGCACAGTTAAATATATCTTGGGAGCAAGAGTAGAATATGGATGGCATTCTGGTCGAGGTGAAAGGGGTTTATCTTGGAAAAACACCTCAGGGTGGTGCACCGCTTGTTTTACTCCAGGCGAATAATCGTGTGATGCCAATATACATTGGTATTCCAGAGGCTATTTCGATAAGTTCCGCATTAAAAGACCAGACCGCCCCACGACCGATGACACATGATCTGATCGTCTCAATGCTGGAGAGTCTGCACTGTGCGATTGAAGGGGTCTATATCGATGACTTCTTTGATGGGATCTACTACGCCAAGCTGACAATCTCAGACCACACCGGCAGTAAGGAACTTGATGCACGTCCAAGTGACTGCATCGCAATTGCTCTTAGAACAGGGACGGACATTTATGTG comes from Candidatus Syntrophoarchaeum caldarius and encodes:
- a CDS encoding protein containing DUF151, which encodes MDGILVEVKGVYLGKTPQGGAPLVLLQANNRVMPIYIGIPEAISISSALKDQTAPRPMTHDLIVSMLESLHCAIEGVYIDDFFDGIYYAKLTISDHTGSKELDARPSDCIAIALRTGTDIYVRKEIFEGASMDEKDLKDVDTMWNLI
- a CDS encoding DNA primase large subunit — its product is MRLIEGLERLELSKIASYPFLPEASKYVSELGISPDDLVYRTEFAHARSRGAERVLDALEGNVFEEGGKIPILDHAKESRLVTELLSYPFSRMIISVINDPYLTRRFAVAEAKIAHRRLQREPPSFTVYLGSDLGLDLDLENDDRIRIHFLDYIRVSSILRGIEWKLVNQRIRKGWVILNFKDYLRVLQEFIRLKNEDGLPAKVSRGLKAGIEAYLPQIREKLAVRTAQFEHEIAVVDPEKFPPCIRAMIRDISAGVNISHSARFTLTTFLLNIGLSEEDVIKIYRSSPDFDESKTRYQVKHIASKEYTPPSCSTIKTYGNCTATCPQPSHPLTIYKKALERGA